In Ancalomicrobiaceae bacterium S20, the following proteins share a genomic window:
- a CDS encoding MFS transporter, whose translation MTTPDPTTEHPESRRLWATLILSMLLASLGTSIANVALPTIALAFAVSFDAVRWIVIAYLASLTVSVVVVGRLGDRYGLRRLHLIGLGLFAAASLACGLAPGLPLLIVSRAVQGAGAAILMTLTIALVRGAARPDRMGRAMGLLGTVSALGTALGPSLGGVLVAFVGWRAIFLVQVPLTLVALGLALRALPRDEAGRGPARADGLFAGFDAALVPSLASNLLVAAVMMATLVVGPFYLGRGLGLDDLAIGLVMSVGPTISIVSGIPSGRLVDRWGAPRVLRLGVAMLAAGALALALLPALVGLAGYVLAVTVLTPGYQLFQAANNTAVMAEVASERRGVVSGLLGLSRNLGLMLGASVLGALFAFGVGSDVRDAAPDAITQGWRLTFLVAAALMLIAFGLGAGRVIRRPSP comes from the coding sequence GCCTATGGGCGACGCTGATCCTGTCGATGCTGCTCGCATCGCTCGGCACCAGCATCGCCAACGTCGCGCTGCCGACGATTGCATTAGCCTTCGCCGTCTCGTTCGATGCCGTGCGCTGGATCGTCATCGCCTATCTGGCGAGCCTCACGGTGTCCGTCGTGGTGGTCGGGCGGCTCGGCGATCGGTACGGACTGCGGCGGCTGCATCTGATCGGCCTCGGCCTGTTCGCCGCGGCCTCGCTCGCCTGCGGGCTGGCGCCCGGCCTGCCGCTGCTGATCGTCTCCCGCGCCGTGCAGGGTGCCGGGGCGGCGATCCTGATGACGCTGACGATCGCGCTGGTGCGCGGGGCCGCGCGACCGGATCGGATGGGCCGGGCCATGGGGCTGCTCGGCACGGTTTCCGCGCTCGGCACCGCGCTCGGCCCGTCGCTCGGCGGCGTGCTGGTCGCCTTCGTCGGCTGGCGGGCGATCTTCCTCGTGCAGGTGCCGCTGACGCTCGTCGCCCTCGGTCTTGCGCTCCGTGCGCTGCCGCGGGACGAGGCCGGCAGAGGGCCGGCACGTGCCGACGGGCTGTTCGCCGGCTTCGATGCGGCGCTGGTCCCGTCGCTCGCCAGCAATCTTCTGGTTGCGGCCGTGATGATGGCGACGCTCGTGGTCGGTCCGTTCTACCTCGGCCGCGGGCTCGGGCTCGACGATCTGGCGATCGGTCTGGTCATGTCGGTCGGGCCGACGATCTCGATCGTCAGCGGCATCCCGTCGGGCCGCCTGGTCGATCGCTGGGGCGCGCCCCGCGTGCTCCGCCTCGGCGTCGCGATGCTCGCGGCCGGTGCGCTGGCGCTCGCGCTGCTGCCGGCGCTCGTCGGCCTCGCGGGCTATGTCCTCGCCGTGACGGTGCTGACGCCCGGCTACCAGCTGTTCCAGGCCGCCAACAACACGGCGGTCATGGCCGAGGTGGCGAGCGAGCGCCGCGGCGTCGTCTCCGGCCTGCTCGGCCTGTCGCGCAATCTCGGGCTGATGCTCGGGGCGTCGGTGCTGGGGGCACTGTTCGCCTTCGGGGTCGGCAGCGACGTGCGGGACGCCGCACCGGATGCGATCACGCAGGGCTGGCGACTGACGTTCCTCGTCGCGGCTGCGTTGATGCTGATCGCCTTCGGGCTCGGCGCCGGGCGCGTGATCCGTCGACCGTCGCCGTAA
- a CDS encoding AraC family transcriptional regulator, with protein sequence MLDRHNDEAAAPAGPAPLDRAGSSGAVRAAFLASLGDPLFCETLFDAVPDIVFFVKDAAGRYVAVNRTLLARTGFRTKAEVVGRTAEAVFPGALGVEIARQDAAVVASGRPIHGKLELHLYHGGEEGWCLTWKEPILDPAGRVVGLGGISRDLQAVDAERGGLVGLSGVIEHVRTHLDQPLRVADLAALAGLTPFQLDQRLRALFGLSAGQYLTRARIEAACSALRTTDRPIAAIALDCGYGDQAAFTRQFRKSVGLAPSQYQKLHR encoded by the coding sequence GTGCTCGATCGGCACAATGACGAAGCCGCCGCCCCTGCCGGACCCGCCCCGCTCGACCGGGCCGGCTCCTCCGGCGCGGTCCGCGCGGCGTTCCTCGCCAGCCTCGGCGATCCCTTGTTCTGCGAGACGCTGTTCGACGCGGTTCCGGACATCGTGTTCTTCGTCAAGGACGCCGCCGGCCGCTATGTCGCGGTCAACCGCACGCTCCTCGCCCGCACCGGCTTCCGCACCAAGGCCGAGGTGGTCGGCCGGACCGCCGAGGCGGTGTTTCCCGGCGCGCTCGGCGTCGAGATCGCCCGGCAGGACGCTGCGGTGGTGGCGAGCGGCCGGCCGATCCACGGCAAGCTCGAGCTGCACCTCTATCACGGTGGCGAAGAGGGCTGGTGCCTGACCTGGAAGGAGCCGATCCTCGACCCCGCCGGCCGCGTCGTCGGCCTCGGCGGCATCTCGCGCGACCTGCAGGCGGTCGATGCCGAGCGCGGCGGTCTGGTCGGCCTGTCGGGCGTCATCGAGCACGTCCGCACCCATCTCGACCAGCCGCTGCGCGTCGCCGATCTCGCCGCGCTCGCCGGCCTGACGCCATTCCAGCTCGACCAGCGCCTGCGCGCCCTGTTCGGCCTCTCGGCCGGACAGTACCTGACCCGTGCCCGCATCGAGGCCGCCTGCTCGGCGCTGCGCACCACCGACCGCCCGATCGCCGCCATCGCGCTCGACTGCGGCTACGGCGATCAGGCCGCCTTCACCCGCCAGTTCCGCAAGTCGGTCGGGCTCGCGCCGTCGCAATATCAGAAGCTGCATCGCTGA
- a CDS encoding dihydrodipicolinate synthase family protein, with translation MTKPLFAGVMPALMTPCTPDRKPDFDALVRMGKHLVAQGMSAVVYCGSMGDWPLLTDEERMEGVERLVKAGLSVVVGTGAQNTMRAAAIAAHAKRVGAAGLMLIPRVLSRGSSVAAQRAHFDAVLAAGVDLPSVIYNSPYYGYETKADLFFELRSRHPHLVGFKEFGGAASLTYAAEHITTGDPGLTLMVGVDTQVFHGYVNCGATGAITGIGNVLPREVLHLVALAQKAATGDVIARRRALELDRALGVLSSFDEGADLVLYYKHLMVAVGHAEYGSHFVPTDALSPSQRAHADRALAQFQAWYADWAAE, from the coding sequence ATGACGAAGCCGCTGTTCGCAGGCGTCATGCCCGCGCTGATGACGCCGTGCACGCCCGACCGGAAGCCCGATTTCGACGCGCTGGTGCGCATGGGCAAGCATCTGGTCGCCCAGGGCATGTCGGCGGTGGTCTATTGCGGCTCGATGGGCGATTGGCCGCTGCTCACCGACGAAGAGCGCATGGAAGGCGTCGAGCGGCTGGTCAAGGCCGGCCTGTCGGTCGTCGTCGGCACCGGCGCGCAGAACACCATGCGCGCTGCCGCGATCGCCGCCCATGCCAAGCGCGTCGGCGCGGCAGGGCTCATGCTGATCCCGCGCGTGCTGTCGCGCGGCTCCTCGGTCGCCGCGCAGCGGGCGCATTTCGACGCGGTGCTCGCCGCCGGCGTCGACCTGCCGTCGGTCATCTACAACAGCCCCTATTATGGCTACGAGACCAAGGCGGACCTGTTCTTCGAGCTGCGCTCGCGCCATCCGCATCTGGTCGGCTTCAAGGAATTCGGCGGCGCGGCCTCGCTGACCTACGCGGCGGAGCACATCACGACCGGTGATCCGGGCCTGACCCTGATGGTCGGCGTCGATACCCAGGTGTTCCACGGCTATGTGAACTGCGGCGCGACCGGCGCCATCACCGGTATCGGCAACGTGCTGCCGCGCGAGGTGCTGCATCTGGTCGCGTTGGCCCAGAAGGCGGCGACCGGCGACGTGATCGCCCGCCGCCGCGCGCTCGAACTCGACCGTGCGCTCGGCGTGCTGTCTTCCTTCGACGAGGGCGCGGATCTGGTGCTCTACTACAAGCACCTGATGGTCGCGGTCGGCCATGCCGAGTACGGCTCGCACTTCGTGCCGACCGACGCGCTGTCGCCGAGCCAGCGCGCCCATGCCGACCGCGCACTGGCGCAGTTCCAGGCCTGGTACGCCGACTGGGCGGCCGAGTGA
- a CDS encoding proline racemase family protein — MRVIDSHTEGEPTRVIVEGGPDLGTGPLAERRARFARDFDHVRRFSMNEPRGFDALVGALLVPPHDPTCAVGIIFFNNVGFLGMCGHGTIGAAVTLGHMGRIGLGTHRFETPVGIVSVTLESRTRASVENVPARVFRRGVTVEVAGVGPVTGDVAWGGNWFFLVDGAPAPLELGFRRQLTAHAEAIRAALVREGVTGEGGAEIDHIELFGPPATAEGDSRNFVLCPGGEYDRSPCGTGTSAKLACLAAAGKLAPGALWVQESVVGSHFTARYRLDADGAVIPTISGRAFVTAEATLLTDPDDPFPHGLG; from the coding sequence ATGCGCGTCATCGATTCCCACACCGAAGGCGAACCGACGCGGGTGATCGTCGAGGGCGGTCCCGATCTCGGGACTGGCCCGCTCGCCGAGCGCCGGGCGCGCTTCGCCCGCGACTTCGACCATGTCCGGCGCTTCTCGATGAACGAGCCGCGCGGCTTCGACGCGCTCGTCGGCGCGCTGCTCGTGCCGCCGCACGACCCGACCTGCGCGGTCGGCATCATCTTCTTCAACAATGTCGGCTTCCTCGGCATGTGCGGCCACGGCACGATCGGCGCGGCGGTGACGCTCGGCCACATGGGCCGGATCGGGCTCGGCACGCACCGGTTCGAAACGCCGGTCGGCATCGTGTCGGTGACGCTCGAGAGCCGCACGCGGGCGAGCGTCGAGAACGTGCCGGCGCGGGTGTTCCGGCGCGGCGTGACGGTCGAGGTCGCAGGCGTCGGGCCGGTCACCGGCGACGTCGCCTGGGGCGGCAACTGGTTCTTCCTGGTCGACGGTGCCCCTGCGCCGCTCGAACTCGGCTTCCGCCGTCAACTGACCGCGCATGCCGAGGCGATCCGCGCCGCCCTCGTCCGCGAGGGGGTCACGGGCGAAGGCGGTGCGGAGATCGACCATATCGAGCTGTTCGGCCCGCCCGCCACGGCGGAGGGCGACAGCCGCAACTTCGTGCTCTGTCCCGGCGGCGAGTACGATCGCTCGCCCTGCGGCACCGGCACGAGCGCCAAGCTCGCCTGCCTCGCGGCGGCGGGCAAGCTCGCGCCGGGCGCGCTCTGGGTGCAGGAGAGCGTCGTCGGCAGCCATTTCACCGCGCGCTACCGGCTCGATGCCGACGGCGCGGTGATCCCGACCATCTCGGGGCGCGCCTTCGTGACCGCCGAGGCGACACTGCTCACCGATCCGGACGACCCTTTCCCGCACGGGCTCGGCTGA
- a CDS encoding DUF2268 domain-containing putative Zn-dependent protease (predicted Zn-dependent protease with a strongly conserved HExxH motif), with amino-acid sequence MAWQRHYLEAAGTLRPWRSAIEAALLHVERRYRQVVSPTKLPDLDIVIQRVAGAGIPGLGIAGHCFRPRCITLTFDPDDTAFAAAVERGEVARLFGHELHHALRWESVGYGATLGEALVSEGMADWFEQSLLMVDEPQPWCVPVKPEAWDGTVTDAGAMLYAIDYDHPAWFFGRGRWPRWSGYAIGYALMRGYFAAVPDADPLTTDEIPARRVIDVAWPTLALGRAA; translated from the coding sequence ATGGCCTGGCAGCGGCATTATCTCGAGGCGGCGGGAACGCTCAGACCCTGGCGCTCGGCGATCGAGGCGGCGCTGCTGCATGTCGAGCGGCGCTATCGGCAGGTCGTGTCGCCGACCAAGCTGCCCGACCTCGACATCGTGATCCAGCGGGTCGCCGGGGCCGGTATCCCGGGCCTCGGTATCGCCGGACACTGTTTTCGGCCGCGGTGCATCACGCTGACCTTCGATCCCGACGACACGGCCTTCGCGGCCGCCGTCGAGCGCGGCGAGGTCGCGCGGCTGTTCGGCCACGAACTGCATCATGCGCTGCGCTGGGAGAGCGTGGGCTACGGCGCGACGCTCGGTGAGGCGCTGGTCAGCGAGGGCATGGCGGACTGGTTCGAGCAGTCGCTGCTGATGGTCGACGAGCCGCAGCCCTGGTGCGTGCCGGTGAAGCCCGAGGCATGGGACGGCACCGTCACCGACGCGGGCGCGATGCTCTACGCCATCGATTACGATCATCCGGCCTGGTTCTTCGGTCGCGGCCGCTGGCCGCGCTGGAGCGGCTACGCCATCGGCTATGCGCTGATGCGCGGCTATTTCGCTGCCGTCCCGGACGCCGATCCGCTCACGACCGACGAAATTCCGGCGCGGCGCGTCATCGATGTCGCTTGGCCGACCCTGGCGCTCGGTCGGGCTGCATGA
- a CDS encoding GyrI-like domain-containing protein, which produces MHDNLGEDLDLERIAEVACLSPWHWHRIYREVHGETIAATVRRLSLHRAAGDLARTDLPLIRIAERAGYPNVRSFARTFAEAYGATPARYRIEARRVRPGAGDEGDPPMVQVDIRAFPETTLVGVAFKGPYMEVGRAFDTLMHALHAQGLAARTAMPPLALSYDDPGLVPASELRSFAAVPVRDGEAVHPVAPLELRTIVGGDYAVHIHKGPYAELGSTFQWLYRVWLPQSGRERRDEPPVEIYLNDMRTLPPSEWLTEIRIPLV; this is translated from the coding sequence ATCCACGACAATCTCGGCGAGGATCTCGATCTCGAGCGCATTGCCGAGGTGGCTTGCCTGTCGCCCTGGCACTGGCATCGGATCTATCGCGAGGTCCACGGCGAGACGATCGCCGCGACGGTCCGGCGGCTCAGCCTGCACCGCGCGGCCGGCGATCTCGCGCGGACCGATCTTCCCCTGATCCGGATCGCGGAACGGGCCGGCTATCCAAACGTCCGATCCTTCGCGCGCACCTTCGCGGAGGCCTATGGCGCGACGCCGGCCAGGTATCGCATCGAAGCCCGCCGGGTGCGTCCCGGTGCCGGCGATGAGGGAGATCCCCCGATGGTTCAGGTCGACATTCGCGCATTCCCCGAGACGACGCTCGTCGGCGTCGCGTTCAAGGGGCCCTACATGGAAGTCGGGCGTGCCTTCGACACGCTCATGCATGCGCTGCATGCCCAAGGGCTCGCAGCCCGCACCGCCATGCCGCCGTTGGCGCTCAGCTACGATGATCCCGGTCTCGTGCCGGCGAGCGAGCTGCGCTCCTTCGCCGCAGTTCCGGTCCGGGATGGTGAGGCGGTGCACCCCGTCGCGCCGCTCGAACTGCGCACGATCGTCGGCGGCGACTACGCCGTGCATATCCACAAGGGGCCCTATGCGGAGCTCGGCTCGACGTTCCAGTGGCTCTACCGGGTCTGGCTGCCGCAGTCGGGCCGCGAGCGGCGCGACGAGCCGCCGGTCGAGATCTATCTGAACGACATGCGGACGCTGCCGCCGTCGGAATGGCTGACCGAGATCCGCATCCCGCTCGTGTGA